In a single window of the Bombus affinis isolate iyBomAffi1 unplaced genomic scaffold, iyBomAffi1.2 ctg00000059.1, whole genome shotgun sequence genome:
- the LOC126926815 gene encoding uncharacterized protein LOC126926815, whose amino-acid sequence MVVSINGQLLTTEHRTHAASERANDLWCHQCDTMEDGERCANLTGNFTTFGHKCTGDKRTCMVKRFSYTTSTEDSTSSPQTWSVERKCTNKCDSGCIVVGERTKLSACTTCCEKSFCNIGTGAANDLTIRGIDLFLALVLQITLTIIMYPS is encoded by the exons atggtcgtaagcatcaatg gccaactgttaactacggaacatcgaactcacgcagcgtcggaacgagcaaacgatttatggtgtcatcagtgtgatacaatggaagatggagagagatgcgccaatctgaccggaaacttcaccactttcgggcacaagtgcactggtgataaaaggacctgtatg gtaaagcgattttcttatactaccagcaccgaagattcaacgtctagtccacaaacttggtcggtggagagaaagtgtactaacaaatgcgactccggatgtatagtggtcggtgaacgaacaaaactctccgcttgcaccacttgctgcgagaaatcgttttgcaatatcggtaccggtgctgcgaacgatctgacgataagagggatcgatctgtttctagctttagtattacaaattacattaacaattatcatgtatccgtcctga